The DNA window CCGCGTAGGCGTGGATGACGTCGCCATCGGCGTAGAGCCCGCCCACGTCCTCGTTCTGTTCCTCCGCGAAGGCGAAGACGAACTTCGTCGTGTGGTTCTCTTCTGGCTCTTCCTCGGCGACCGGACAGTTCGCGTCGGTGCAGTCGTCGTGGACCTCGCCCTCGGTTTTCATGGCCTCCTGGGCCAGTCCCATCGGGTCGATGCCGGTCGCGGACTGGAAGGCGTCACGACCGTTGTCGCCAGGTAACACTAGCA is part of the Haloarcula salinisoli genome and encodes:
- a CDS encoding DUF5807 family protein, which gives rise to MSNHAEFLAGERADDVLFFLHEDAVSNPEALSDYADPVDDGLVLVLPGDNGRDAFQSATGIDPMGLAQEAMKTEGEVHDDCTDANCPVAEEEPEENHTTKFVFAFAEEQNEDVGGLYADGDVIHAYAVCTCGERYSDKWVVES